CGGGCATTGGCGTACCAGACAGTGCCGGTGCCGGCCTCGCGGGACTACAGGGAGTACCCTGAGAGGGGCTGCATGACCTTCTCGGCCCCCGGTGTCCCTGCCAAGTTCTTCTACGCTGAGGAGCCAGCACggtgccccagccccgccatGCCCCTCCGGAGCTCTGGCTATGCCAGCTACCCCTACCCCGGCCGCCACAGCATCCCCCAGCACTTTTACGCCGAGGACCCAGCCAAAGCCGCCATCCACACAGTGCCACCCCGGACGTTGTACGTGGAGGAGGCACGGGGCTACCCGGTGCAGGAGGCGCCTGCCCGCGCCTTCTACGGGGACGAGCCCCGCTTTTATGCCCCCCGCAGCACCCCTGTCAAAACTCTGTACACTGAGGACGCCCGGACTTACCCAGCCCTTGGCTCCTCTGCCCGGGTCTTCTATGCTGAGGACTACGGGAAGTACCGGGAGCGGGAGGTGCTGTCGCGGacgtgccccccgccccgcagtGCCCAGCCCTTGCACTTCAGCGACTGGTACTGCCCCGAGCGGGGTGCGCTGCCCTACCAGACCTTGCAGGTGTCCCGCTTCACCCCGCAGCCGGCCGGGCGCGAGGCCATGCTCTCCTCCTGGCATGCCAGCTATGGCATAACCCCGCCGCGGCTGGGCCGGGAGAGCCAGCACTACTCCAAATCCTGGGATAACATCCTGGCACCAGCGGCGCGCAGGGAGGAGGTCCTGCAGCGCGGACGCAGCTATGAGAACCTGCTCGCCCAGGAGCAGCACCGTGCCTTATCCCCCGAGGAGCGCCGGCAGCCAGTGGTGATCAACCTGTCAAGCTCACCCAAGCGCTATGCTGCTCTGTCCCTCTCGGAGAGCTCCATTCTGGAGAGGGTGCACACCGATGGTGGCCGCGGTCCCCCAGGCCGCTCCTGGTATGTCACGCCGGAGATCACCATCACTGACAACGACATCCGTGCCGACGGGCTGGGCAGGAGCGAGAAGCGCTCGGCCAGCTGGGACGTGCTGGACGCGGGGCGGGAGCGCGGTCCCTACGCTgtgccctgcaccccacagcccgTCCCCAGGGAGAGCAGCTCAGGGCGCCAGCGCAGTCTGGAGCAGCTGGATGAACTCATCACTGACCTCGTCATTGACTACAAGCCAGCGCCAGGCCACCGCGCCGGGGACAGGGACAGCCTCGCTGAGCAGCTCAAgcagctcctgagcagcagtGCCCCAGGGCCACCCCAGCGGGGTGAGGGCAGGAGGGTCCCTCCCAGCGTGCCCGAGGGACCCCGACCCACGAAGGAGCAGCCAGGTCCTAGCTCCCGTGCCAGCGCCCCACGCCCCCCACCTGCCCCGCTGTCTGTCGGCCCCTTTGAGAAGTCGCCAGAGAACTGCTCGCCCGACCTGAGCGCAGAGGAGGACGACATGATGATGTGCTCCAACGCCAAGTGCCGGCGGACGGAGACCATGTTCAACGCTTGCCTCTACTTCAAGTCGTGCCACAGCTGCTACACCTACTACTGCTCCCGGCACTGCCGCCGTGAGGACTGGGACACGCACAAGGAGAGCTGTGTCTATGGGCGCGTGGGCAGTGTCTGCCGCCACGTCCTGCAGTTCTGCCGGGAGAATGCCGAGGTACACAAGGCCTTCTCGCGCATCGCCAAGGTGGGCTACCTCTCCCGTGGCCGCGGCGTCCTCTTCCTGGGCTTCCCCAATGCTGGCTCGGCTGAGAACTTCCTCCAGTTTGGGCTAGAGAGCCTGCTGATGTCCCCCACCTACCTGTCCCTGCGGGAGCTGGAGAGCTACTCGGACAACCTGGGGGAGTATGCCCGGGAGCTGAGGGAGACTGGCAATCAGTATGACCCTGATGAATGTTTCCTCCTGAATGTAACCGTGGCCGTCACCCAAAAAGTGCCGGAGAGGCCATCGCCGAAGATGCAGGTGCCGACGGTCAGGAAATATGCCAAGGTGGCCTTAGCCTCCTCCAGCCCCGAGAAGAAGATCCTGAAGAAGGAGCGGGACATGGAGACGTTGATCCTGACGCCCCCGCCCGGCACAGCAGACATCGacaaggaaggggaggagggccGCAAGGCGCGAGAGGTGTGCTTCATCAACATCCAGCGGGAGCTGCGCATCCGCGGTGTCTTCCTGCGGCACGAGTTCCCTGCTGTCTATGAGAAGCTCTGCGACTTCGTGGAGAGCAACAAGCGCTTCACCCCCACCACCATCTACCCCATCGACAAGAGGACGGGCAAACAGTTCATGTGCATGATCATGGCAGCCTCCGAGCCCCGCACTCTTGACTGGGTGGCCAGCCCCAACCTCTTGGATGACATCATGTGAACGTGGGGTGGGGaccccccagcatccctgggtCACCCCCCCTTTGTAGATAGGTGTTGCCCCATTggtgtggtgggatgggggacccCCAGCTTGGATGCAGCACCAAGGGGAGGAGGCTACGATGGGCTGCGGGCAGCCAGCATTGGCTGGGGGGGAACCACAGCCAGAGCAGCGGGGGGCCTGGGCTGTGGGAGGCCACGGGGTGACGGGAGCACGGGCCAAGGTTTGCTGTGGGACACAGGTTCCAGCCAGTGTCCTGACAAGACTCTGCAGAGCCCCCTCAGGGTGAGCAGTGCTTggccagggcaggagcaccccAGGCACACCCCggcctctgcccagcagccgGCCCAGCTTCCAGCACACCCAGAACCCCCCACGCCTACCCAcacaccctgcctgcacccggGGCCCTGCCCAGcgctcccagctgtgcccccagCACCCGGGGTCCTGTGGAGCACCACGGCACCGGGGAGGCCGTACCGAGTTcatgggtgctgctggcagccctgTAGGGTCTGCGGCAGTGGCCCTATGTGGTTCGTGGGTGGGAGCTGGGTTGCACAAGGCCTCTGTTCCTATAGCGTCTCTGTGTCCTGAGCATGCCACTGTATGATCTTCAGGGGCAGTGAGGACTCTATGAGGGTGTCTACAAGGCACCCTTGGGTGACCCCTGGGACCCTGTAAGGTCTCTGGGTGCAGGGTCCCTGCacgtggggtgggggctgcagggggtcCCTAGATGTTGACGCTGGCACAGAGCCATGCGGCCCGGGTGCGGAGCCGGGCCTGGCCCAGGTATGCAGCGGGAGGGTGGTGGGCGGCcatggtgctgctggggagcccGTCCGCATTTCCCTGGGCTCGGGGTGACGGATccgcgcggcgcggcgcgggtaGCCGTGCGCGGCGGGGGGGAGCAGGTGCGGGGGGTATAACCGCGGCAGAGGGGCACGGGGGGTCCCGCCAGGCTGGCGGTGAGGGGCGCTGCGTGCCAGGGAGCGCCCGCAGCGGGCCCGGGCTTTGGGGCTGCCCGAGGGGGCGGCAGGGACCGGGGGGGGCGGTGGGCAGAGCCGGGGCAAAGGCAAAAAACGCAAAGGCAAAGAGTGCACCGCGCCGGTTCCGCGCCAACCCCCTGCTGCCCCGGGGCTGCCTCgcggccctgccccgccccggcTCACGCGGCTCGGGCCgccctgcccgtgccctgccggCGGGGTGcccgcggccccccgccgcAGCCAGGCCTCTCTCCCCTCCGCCGCTTCCGCCGCCGGCGGACCTCGGCACCCCGCTGCCAGGCGGCGGGACACGGCCGCGCCGCGACTGACCCCACCgcgcccccccgcagccccgccccgggccccgcccaCCGCGCGGGCTCCGGGCAGGGCTCCGCCCACCGCTTGGGGGCGGTGCCTCGGGGCGGAGAGGGCGCTGGTTGGTCGCTGGAGCGGaaggggcggggcgcggcggcggggcgggctcgatggcggcggcggcggcggaggcgcTTTCGCGGGTCGCGGACGTGGAGATCGACGACGGCGGCGTCTTCAAGTACGTGCTGGTGCGCGTGCGCGCGGCTGGCGGGCCCGGGAAGGACGTCGTGCGTGGCCATGGCTGGGCCGAGTACCACGGTGAGAGGCGCGGGGCACCGGCACCGCCGGCCGGACTCGGGGTCCCCGGGGTAGTCTCCGGGTGGGGGGGTCTTGTGGAGGGTCGGGATCCCCGGCAGGGTTGCGCCTGGAGCTCCACCCCGCCACGCCCGGGGCCCGGGGGTAACGAGGGAAGCGGCCGAGGCcgccccacgccactgccccCTCCACGggccgcggccgggcccggcaGCTGGCATGGGGCTGACCCGGGCTGaggcccgaccctgggccgtGGCTCCCAcgggggggtccccgcgccCACCCAGGCCCCTTCCgttctccccccgccccacggctCCCTCCCCCCGCAGCCGACCTCTACGAGCGGACGGCGCAGGAGCTGGCGCAGCAAGGCCTGGGCTGCGAGTGCCTGGGGGGCGGCCGCCTCTCCCACCGCCCCGAGGAGAGGAAGATCCATGTCTACGGGTACTCGGTGGTAAGCGAGGTGCCACGGGGGTGGCGGGGTCGGGGGGACCCACCCGTGGACGTGGCTTCTCCCTCCCAATGGCAGTACAAGTGCCTGTGCCAGTCCTGCTGCTCGTGGCTGAACAGGCACTGCATCCCCTCGGGAGCAGAAGGGCCAAGCCGGAGGGTGGCAGAGGGATGCCTGTGTCCCCTTGGTGCTCTTCTGTGTGCCCCAAGGAGGGTATCTGTGATACCGGTGCCAGTTTTCCCAGCTCTGGGTGGCAGTGTCTCCCTGCCTGGGTGCCGTTGCTGTCTGGCAGCTGGAGCCAGGCTGAGCTGCTCATGGTATGAGCCGCTGCCACAGGGGGATTGGAGCTGATCAGTCTTTCATAGACATGGGCTCAGTGGTGTCTTCCACTGCTTGGGGCTGCTGCCAGAGCCTCTGATTGCAGTGAGCCACCCCAGGGGTTTACTGAGCTCTCCCATGCATGGTAACCACCTCAGCTCTACTTCAGGACCCTCATTCCTCTACCAGGGCTTTGGGCGAGCAGACCACTCCGTGACTACAGAGAAGCTGAAGGCACAGTATCCGGACTACGAGATCACCTGGGCAGATGAAGGCTACTGACTTGCTCTGGCTGGGCATCAGCATCGGCACCAGCCTGGAGCTGGTGTGGCCACATCTGGCGTTGGGGTGGTGGCAGCAGGCTCCCCATGCTCGGCAGCGCTCTGGGCTCTCCTGCTTTTACTTTGTGTTGAACTCGTCCATTCTCCAGCCTCGCCATACTTCCCACGCACTGTGGGTGTTCCCcatctccccagcacagcacagcaaagcCTTGGCGAAGCTGGTGggtgctctgccccagcccttcTGGTGGTGAGGGGGGTTTGTCCCACGTGTGTTATGTGAGAATTAAACACGTTGGGGAGTGCAGCTGCTTGTGTGGTCACACATTCATGGCAGGTGAGGAGAAAGTGATGGGTCCACCTGCCTggtggagggaagggcagggtgGTCCTGTGGGAAGGAGCATCCTCATCTCCTGCTGGGGGGAAGCCGAGCTGCCTGGGAGCGTGGTTTGGAAGAATACGCCTATTCTCACCCCAGCAGGTGGTCACACCTTGAGGAAGACCATCCTTGAGTTGAGCCCTCTGGATGGCCAGGACTGGCTCCCGCCCCTCAGTATTTCACTGGGAGACACTCTTGCACTTCCATGAGGAGCAGGGTGGGGAGACTGGAAAAAGCTGCTGGTGGGAGGAGATCTTAAGGGAGACATGCAGGTCAGGTTGGCCAGGTGGGTTGCTCAATCTCTGTCCCATACAAGGTTGGGGCTGAAGGACCCTCACCTCCCCTTGTCCCAGCCCTGTTTCACTTGTCGAGCCATGATCCTGTGTGcgcccagctcctgcccagccgctttgcctgctgctgccgcctccCTGCCTTACCCTTTCAGGTGATGGTTCCTCTGTGCCTAGAGCAGTGCAGGGTTAGCACAACCTGCTAAAGCTCAGCCCCTGTGCCTGTGTCCTGCCCCAGACTCAAAAGGGAGATCATGATGGATGGGGATGAGCTTCATGGGCCAGGCTGGGGTGCAGGGCCTGCTGCCCAGCTGGTGGCTCGGGGCTGGAGCTCTGTCTCCTGCGGAGGATGATGCCTAAAGCCACCGCCAGCCTTGCAAGCTGGTGGAGGGGGAGGCAAGCTGGGGGCTAAGCCCAGGTACCCGAGGCATGCATGAGGTTACACTGGGCCTCTAGAAGAATAGCTCTGCTGTGCCTAGATCTTACTTCCTGCAAGGTGTTGACAGTCTCCCCCATGCCAGGGGTGAATGTCACCCAACAGTCATGCATGCGTGGGGTCTAATTCCCTACCATGAGAGCTGTTAAATGTTGAGCCTGGACATGTGGGGGCTGAGTGCCTTGCATTGTGCGAAGGGAAGCACAGCTTCCCTTTGAGTCACCAACTCAGAGCTTGGAGGCACCTTGGAGGTGGTCTAGTCCGGCCgcctgccccagcagggccaggcccagcaggttgctcagggctgagCCTAGGTGGGTTTGGGGCATCTCCACAGATGGACACCTCACAGCagcctgggcaacctgctctggttTTCATGATTCTCACAGGAAGGAAGGTTTTTCTTAAGTGGTTTTTCATGTTCTTGCTTTGTTCTGTTGTCTCTTGTCCCTTAATGGGGCACTTGCTGCTCAGAAGAGGCTGGCTCCTTCCCATCAGGCCTTTATACACACGGGTGATGTTCCCCTgcaccttctcttctccagactcagcagctccagctctctcagcttctccttgCGGGAAgtccagtcccttcatcatcacAACCCCCAACTGGATCTGCTCCAGTATGCCCCCATATCTCTTATACCAGCGCCCAGTATGCCCCTGTGTTTCCCCAGTGCAGAGGGGAGGGATCAGACCTGCTGGAGATGCCCTGCCTATGGCGCCCAGGAGGTTGGTGGGTGCTTGGCTGTAGGCCACGATGCTGTCTCGTGGTCAGTTTGGTGCCTGCTGGGTTTCCAGACAGTaggggaagggcagggctcctgcctgcaggcagtgctggctgcagggTACCCTGGGAGGGCGCAGGGTTGCTGGCCTCTGGCTGCCCTTGCTTatgctgggggaaggagctgaaCCCTGCGATTTACTGCATCTGATGCAATCATGCTGCAATCTGCTGTCCAAGGCCGTCGGCTAGGAGGGGAGAAACCTCCGCACTCAGCCTTCAGCAATGGGGGCCCCCCTCCAGGCacaggggctgctggcagcggAGGCAGGAGAGCTCCCTGGGACAGTGCCAACACCCAcaagccctggcagcagctccccctGGCCAAGTGGGGAAACAGAGGCAGGGCAGTAGTTGCCGTTATCAGGCAGCTCTGGTGGTGTCATGGCTGCTGAGCCATGCTCCTTCCAGGCTGAATGGACTGTCCCTAGGGCTCTGCCAGGGTTGTTCTCCCCTAAGAGTGAGCTGGTTGTGACCCTAGAGCCATGCCCCTTTGCCCTGTGGCAGTCTTGAGCTGGGTGCTGAGATGCTTCTGCCAGGCAGagcggtgcaggcaggggtggaGGCTGTCTCCTGCTGATGGTACCTCTGGGGCCCCagggccaggggctgcctgctggggctgAGGAACAGGGTActggctggggagaggcagctgTGAGCCTGGAGgagtgctgcaggcagcctgccaGGCTTTGCCCTGGGCACCCTCCCAAAGTGGCTGCTGCACAGACCACACATGGCAGCGGGAGTGTGGGGCTGCCGGGCTGCTCTGCCTGGACTGGGCAGGCTGAGACCACCCTCCGACCGGCCATCGGCATGTTTCTGGGGACTGCCCCAGtgggtccctggggctgggctgtaCTGGAGCCCCAGCTTTTGGCAAAGCCAGCTGAGCTGGGTGCTGGGACAGGCTGCTCCTTGAAGTCTCCAGACAGCCAAAGTTTTGTTCTGAATTCAAAGCCCCAACATCTTCATGGCTAAGTGCTCCCCCCAGTCCTATGGATCCATGCCTGCTGCAGTTCACCGTTGCATCATGACCCATTTTTACCTTTCCTGCCTTGGGGGTTGCTCCTTGCACTCCATTTCCACTGCCCCCCAACACAGCTGCCCTCCCTAGCTGGGGTGCAACATGCTGCCAGCCTGTACCCTGCACCCAAAGGCTCTCCTACTGCTTATGCTCAGGGACTGTTTCTCCCTGTGGTTATGCATGATACAGCTCCGGCGGCTGGCACACCACAGCCCCCATGGCCCTGGCAGAGGTGCCAGCTTCTCCAAGTCTGGCAGCATCACAGTCTTGCCAGGAAGAAGTGGCCTTTTCCCTTGCTGAGCCAGTGTGTGCCACCAGACTCTGCGAGTGGGCTGTGTCCTGGTCAGAGTGGCACCCAGCATCTCGGCACGGTTGGAGAATGGGGACTGAAGAAGAGGGGTTTGGTGGGGAAAAGCAGCCGAAAGTCTCCTGGGGACGCACAGCAGTGCCAGATGCCAGGACCGTGGTGACCTGTCCCAGCCCAGCAAACCACCTCACCATAAACCCCGCTGCTGAGGCTGGGAAGCTGATAACGGCGGGGCTGAagtccagcacagggcaggtCCTGGGGAGCAGATTCCAGCCCTGGGCGTGCAGCGTGGCCTCCCTCGTCAGCCCTGTGCCTCTGCTGACTCTGTTTCACCCTTGCTTTGGCCCGGAGGTTGAGATGGCCAGGCTGGTGGTGCTcgccttcctgctgctgccaggtgaGCTCTCTGCCAACATGGGGGTCGTGctgcagagagggaaggggccgtGGTGCTGCCTGCTTCAGTCCCCAGCATGGGGTCCGATGGGGATTGCTGCACCCGCCAGCTTTGGCAGGGCTGTGCTACTCTGGGGGTGCTGGAACAGATACAACCCAGGAAAACCCTCCTCTGGGCTCCGGCATCAAAGGTCAGCCTGGGATTCCACAGGGAAGTGCGTGCCGGAGGCACCAGCACTGGGCTGGGTATTGCCAATGGCTTTGCTCAGCATAGGGAGGGAAATGCCCAAATTCTCCTGTTTCCCCCAAAATGGGGGCTGAGACTTGGAGCAGGGGTGTGAAATACTAGTCTGGAGGGTCAGTGCCCCAGCCCTGGCGGGCTCTGGCATCCTGAGTGTGAGCGGgagtggggctggtggtgggagATGGCAAAGCAGGAGATGTGGGAAGTGGGGGGTTCTGGGGCAGTGGCGGCAAGTCCTGTCCAAGGGACGATGCTGCTGGGAGCTCAGCGCTCCCCCCAGCACGGTCCCAAACTGGGGAGGGCAGATAAATGTCACCGGCAGACCACGTGTGCCCTCTGTCACCTGCCATGGGCACCGTGCCCAGAAACTCGCCGGGTTTTTAGCCAAGTTATCTCTCCCATAGCTGGGACCATCCTCCCTGGTGGGTCCACGGTCATCAACAGCTGCAGCAGCGCAGCTGAGTGGCTCTGCGACTTCATCTGCGACTGCAGCGCCTGCTCTGATGAGAACAAGTGTGGTGGGTGCCCAGCCCCCCCAatccccagccccactcccagTCCCTGCTCCTGGGTGGGAGCAGGCAATGGAGCTGGGGGCACCATGGGTGCAGGTCCCTAGGGTGGGTGCAGGGTGCTGTGGTGGGTGCTGGTGCCAAGGGTAGGTGCAGGACCCCATCATCGGTGAAGGTCCCCCAGGTAGGCACAGGTCACCGGAGTGGGTGGAGATCCCCAGGCTGGACACAGGTCACCTGGATGAGTGGAGGTCCCCCGGCTGGGTGCAGGACCCCAGGGTATGTACACACCTACCCAGGTGGGCAGaggtccctggggtgggtgtAGGACCCCAGCATGAGTGTAGGTCCCCCGGCTGGGCGCAGGTCCCCAGGGTggacccagccctgccctgacACCCCATCTACCTGCTCTCAGGGTACTTGCGGGGCTCAGCCGCACTGGGCACCCCCTTCACCTGTGATTTTGAGGAAGGCGACTGTGGCTGGCAGGACGTGAGCACCTCGGCTTACAGATGGGTGCGGGGCCAGGCCAGCCCGGCCATGAGGGGCATGGGGCTCCACTCAGACCACACCATGGGCACCGACCTGGGTAAGCGGGAGCTTCTTGGCCGCTGATCAAGCTCTGGGCACCCACGGCACTGCACCTCTGGGCCATGGGTGCCCTGAAGCCAGGGTGCCAGGACACCCGTTCTTGTAGGGTGCAGGAGACAGAGcagacccatgctggagcaggagcagagctggctgcagcaccaGTGCCATCCcatggggctgcagcccccactctgctctctgccctccccagggtGGTTCATGGTGACCGTGTTCCCCCCGGCAAAGGCCACAGCCACGGCCTGGCTCAGGTCACCGGTGATGCGGGAAGCAGCTGCCACGTGTGAGATCAGGGCCTGGTACCACCTCTCAGGAAGCGGTGAGGGTGCCCATGATGGGCACAGATGAGCCTTGGGGTACCGGGCACAGGGAAGCAACAGTGAGGGGCAATGGGGAGGGATGGGACTACCTGCCCCTatggcaggggcagagccacTGGCACCTCAGGATGGCTCCTTGCCACCCTGCTTGCCTCTTCCATGCTCCACAAGCAGATCTGGTACAACCCAGGGGTCTCATCTCCAGTCCCCAGCGCTGGTAGGGCTCGGTTCATCCCCATGGGTACCCTGGGATGCTCAGTGCCGAGGGCTGCATTTTGGGGCTCCCCACAGGGCTCAACCAGACAGAGCAGCCGGTGCTGCGCCTGGCCATGGTGTACAGGGACGAGGTGGTGGGGCTGTGGCAGAGCCCTGagcacagaggcgagggctgGCACCAGCTGGTTGCCTACACAGGCCGGATCAACGAGCAGTTCCAGGTGAGACAAGGCCATGTCAATACCTGGGCACCAACCCCATGAACAGGGGTCAAAGGAGCAGTTCCAGGTGATGCACCATGAGCCAAGGATGCCCGGGAAGCTCAGGCTATCCCTGTTCTCATCGGCAGCTCATCTTCTCCCTGACAAAACCACCCAcatgcagggcagagctggcacTCGATGACATCATCTTCAGGAACTGTGGCTTGCAGGGTGAGTCCCTCATCCACTGGGATGAGATGGGATCCCCAGGGAACTTGGTTTGGGCTTTGCacactgctgcctgctgtgtCTTGGGGACACCTTTCCCTGGCCAGGGCATGGAGCAGGTAGCAAAAGCCTGTCCCTCAAGCAGCCCAAGGAAGGATGTGGGGGGAgcccagcacatgctgaggtCCCTGCAGGGCCAGCCCTGTGCTGATCGCATGTCCCACCGCCTCAGAACCCAGGCAAGAGGTCTGCAGGGTGGGAGAGAACAACTGCCGCCGGGGgtcctgcctggcacagcaccGCTTCTGCGACGGCACTGATGACTGCGGGGATGGTTCAGACGAGGATGTAACACAGTGCAGTGAGCATTCCTGTCCCcggggagggggtcctgccccc
The Phalacrocorax carbo chromosome 18, bPhaCar2.1, whole genome shotgun sequence DNA segment above includes these coding regions:
- the AJM1 gene encoding apical junction component 1 homolog, with translation MTRTDPPDILVSTVYQDIKVATAAPGDSIVCQPLAQCDASMSSSLPHEPQPFNKRHCRSFDFLESLDEQLGTPPAMENPCPCPGTPEPAPGLPGRRAPPKPDPYASRAPPPRSEPKRRARSKSAPRVKSTFTPVPIAVSASPPPARRGREVLRVAREPSRPEPSPRRESQVPLRALANEVHPIKLQPQRSSVSRISPLCLGSNCFEEGPGAKAGASPHVRCRVDIKPDEAVLVHAARSLRAAQNRQELPRWPRAPGAARSLAVPGSRQASASRTPTPSDSYSGDPPLLPYPGEYYEADPRALAYQTVPVPASRDYREYPERGCMTFSAPGVPAKFFYAEEPARCPSPAMPLRSSGYASYPYPGRHSIPQHFYAEDPAKAAIHTVPPRTLYVEEARGYPVQEAPARAFYGDEPRFYAPRSTPVKTLYTEDARTYPALGSSARVFYAEDYGKYREREVLSRTCPPPRSAQPLHFSDWYCPERGALPYQTLQVSRFTPQPAGREAMLSSWHASYGITPPRLGRESQHYSKSWDNILAPAARREEVLQRGRSYENLLAQEQHRALSPEERRQPVVINLSSSPKRYAALSLSESSILERVHTDGGRGPPGRSWYVTPEITITDNDIRADGLGRSEKRSASWDVLDAGRERGPYAVPCTPQPVPRESSSGRQRSLEQLDELITDLVIDYKPAPGHRAGDRDSLAEQLKQLLSSSAPGPPQRGEGRRVPPSVPEGPRPTKEQPGPSSRASAPRPPPAPLSVGPFEKSPENCSPDLSAEEDDMMMCSNAKCRRTETMFNACLYFKSCHSCYTYYCSRHCRREDWDTHKESCVYGRVGSVCRHVLQFCRENAEVHKAFSRIAKVGYLSRGRGVLFLGFPNAGSAENFLQFGLESLLMSPTYLSLRELESYSDNLGEYARELRETGNQYDPDECFLLNVTVAVTQKVPERPSPKMQVPTVRKYAKVALASSSPEKKILKKERDMETLILTPPPGTADIDKEGEEGRKAREVCFINIQRELRIRGVFLRHEFPAVYEKLCDFVESNKRFTPTTIYPIDKRTGKQFMCMIMAASEPRTLDWVASPNLLDDIM
- the PHPT1 gene encoding 14 kDa phosphohistidine phosphatase isoform X1, with translation MAAAAAEALSRVADVEIDDGGVFKYVLVRVRAAGGPGKDVVRGHGWAEYHADLYERTAQELAQQGLGCECLGGGRLSHRPEERKIHVYGYSVGFGRADHSVTTEKLKAQYPDYEITWADEGY
- the PHPT1 gene encoding 14 kDa phosphohistidine phosphatase isoform X2 codes for the protein MAAAAAEALSRVADVEIDDGGVFNRPLRADGAGAGAARPGLRVPGGRPPLPPPRGEEDPCLRVLGGLWASRPLRDYREAEGTVSGLRDHLGR